One window of Candidatus Binatia bacterium genomic DNA carries:
- a CDS encoding S9 family peptidase — protein sequence MQFVRKLGAALAAMPIAALIVATPVATRADLPPLIPRAVLFGNPQKATPAISPNGKMLAYLAPSSGVLSIWVRTLGKSDDRVVATDPLRPIRNVLWQPDSKHVLYEQDKGGNENFHIYQTEIATKSTRDLTPYGEKVRSDIESVDPRFPNAMLFTSNKRDPKVFDVYRLNFATAAATLDTENTGSIGGWAEDNDMVVRAAVQNNPDGSTAILVRTNASAPWTTLLKASPDDEIAPVAFSADNRSLYVSSSVGANSSRLLLYDLSNDAFSVVAADPTYDVGGPLIDARTRKLVAVSFERDRTEWDVLDPTYRADFDALHALHAGDISFLSSTASGKRLVVAFLVDNGPISYYSYDRATKRGTFLFVSRPALLNYQLASMKPISYAASDGLTIHGYLTLPVGVAPKSLPMVLFVHGGPWARDTWGYSGYVQWLANRGYAVLQVNFRGSTGYGKNFLNAGNRQWAGTMHQDLLDAKNWAVAQGYADPAKVAIMGGSYGGYAVLAGVAFSPDAFAAGVDIVGPSNLNTLLASIPPYWSTGRATFAVRMGDSVDFLNSQSPLFKADQIKAPLLIGQGANDPRVNERESDQIVAAMRKNGKPVEYIVFPDEGHGFARPENTRRFNAAVEAFLGKYLGGRVEPAGPDESITAFEH from the coding sequence GCGCCGCGCTCGCGGCGATGCCCATCGCCGCGCTGATCGTCGCAACGCCGGTCGCGACGCGCGCCGATCTCCCGCCGCTCATTCCCCGCGCGGTTCTCTTCGGGAATCCGCAGAAAGCGACGCCCGCGATCTCGCCGAACGGCAAGATGCTCGCCTACCTCGCGCCTTCGAGCGGCGTGCTCTCGATTTGGGTGCGGACGCTCGGCAAGAGCGACGACCGCGTCGTGGCGACCGATCCGTTGCGTCCGATTCGCAACGTGCTGTGGCAGCCCGACTCCAAGCACGTCCTCTACGAGCAAGACAAAGGCGGCAACGAAAACTTTCATATCTACCAGACCGAGATCGCGACGAAGTCCACCCGCGATCTCACGCCCTACGGCGAGAAGGTCCGCTCCGACATCGAGAGCGTCGACCCGCGCTTTCCCAACGCGATGCTCTTCACGTCGAACAAACGCGACCCGAAAGTCTTTGACGTCTACCGGCTGAACTTCGCGACCGCCGCCGCCACGCTCGATACGGAGAATACCGGATCGATCGGCGGCTGGGCCGAGGACAACGACATGGTCGTCCGCGCCGCGGTGCAGAACAACCCCGACGGCTCGACGGCGATCCTCGTGCGGACGAACGCATCGGCGCCGTGGACGACGCTCTTGAAAGCCTCGCCGGACGACGAGATCGCGCCCGTCGCGTTCAGCGCCGACAACCGCTCCCTCTACGTCTCGTCGAGCGTCGGCGCCAACTCGTCGCGCCTGCTCCTCTACGATCTGAGCAACGACGCGTTCTCGGTCGTCGCCGCGGACCCAACCTACGACGTCGGCGGTCCGTTGATCGACGCGAGAACGCGCAAACTCGTCGCCGTCTCGTTCGAGCGCGACCGCACGGAGTGGGACGTCCTCGATCCTACGTATCGAGCCGATTTCGACGCGCTGCACGCGCTGCACGCGGGCGACATCTCGTTTCTCAGCAGCACGGCAAGCGGCAAGCGCCTCGTCGTCGCCTTCCTCGTGGATAACGGTCCGATTTCGTATTACTCGTACGACCGCGCGACGAAGCGCGGCACGTTCCTCTTCGTCTCGCGCCCGGCGCTGCTGAACTATCAGCTCGCCTCGATGAAGCCGATCTCGTACGCGGCGAGCGACGGACTGACGATCCACGGCTACCTGACGTTGCCGGTCGGGGTCGCACCGAAGAGCCTGCCGATGGTTCTCTTCGTCCACGGCGGTCCGTGGGCGCGCGATACGTGGGGCTATAGCGGTTACGTGCAGTGGCTCGCCAATCGCGGCTACGCCGTGCTCCAGGTGAACTTCCGCGGCTCGACCGGCTACGGCAAGAACTTCCTGAACGCCGGGAATCGCCAATGGGCCGGAACGATGCATCAGGATCTGCTCGACGCCAAGAACTGGGCGGTCGCGCAGGGTTACGCCGATCCGGCGAAGGTCGCAATCATGGGCGGCAGTTACGGCGGCTATGCAGTTCTCGCCGGCGTCGCGTTCTCACCCGATGCGTTCGCGGCCGGCGTCGACATCGTCGGACCATCGAACCTCAACACGCTGCTCGCCTCGATTCCGCCGTACTGGTCGACCGGGCGCGCGACGTTCGCGGTTCGCATGGGCGACTCGGTGGATTTCCTGAACTCTCAATCGCCGCTCTTCAAGGCCGATCAGATCAAAGCTCCGCTGTTAATCGGACAGGGCGCAAACGATCCGCGGGTCAACGAGCGCGAGAGCGATCAGATCGTCGCCGCGATGCGCAAGAACGGCAAACCCGTCGAGTATATCGTCTTTCCGGACGAGGGACACGGTTTCGCGCGTCCCGAGAACACTCGCCGCTTCAACGCGGCCGTCGAGGCCTTCTTAGGGAAGTATCTCGGTGGACGCGTCGAGCCGGCCGGACCGGACGAGAGCATCACCGCCTTCGAACACTAG
- a CDS encoding cytochrome P450, whose amino-acid sequence MPAKIPGPSRWTTLRRLFPVPFARFPEFLREMTARYGNVVAFDLPWRSYVFVNDPAAVKDVLVTQQHAFSKSLGTRVLRLLLGEGLLTSEEPLHRQMRRIVQPAFHHDRIAEYARIMERDALDFADRIRPGESFDAHAAMTELTLRIATETLFGSDESDSARSVGDALRLMMGEFPHMLTPLGSLRQHLPLPNTLRFRRARRMLDEIIYGLIARRRADAVTRADALSLLLEAAGHEGRISDERLRDEIMTLFIAGHETTANALTWALYLLGQQEPPRRPASIEGHQGREYVNRVVKETLRLYPPAWIIGREALRDVALSDGYVLPKKTTVFLAPLMLHRRADLFPDPDRFDPDRWTRGEPPPFAYVPFGAGARRCIGEEFALTEAAIVLETLLRRYRFELEPGARVGIAPLVTLRPSGPVTMRASVRRR is encoded by the coding sequence ATGCCCGCTAAGATTCCCGGGCCGAGCCGCTGGACGACGCTGCGCCGGCTCTTCCCGGTTCCGTTCGCGCGCTTTCCGGAATTTCTACGCGAGATGACGGCGCGCTACGGCAATGTCGTCGCGTTCGACCTTCCATGGCGCTCGTACGTCTTCGTCAACGACCCCGCGGCAGTGAAGGACGTCTTGGTTACGCAGCAGCACGCGTTTTCGAAGTCGCTCGGGACGCGGGTGCTGCGCTTGCTCCTCGGCGAGGGGCTGCTGACGAGCGAGGAGCCGCTCCACCGGCAGATGCGGCGGATCGTGCAGCCTGCGTTCCACCACGATCGTATTGCGGAGTACGCGCGCATCATGGAACGCGACGCGCTCGACTTCGCCGATCGGATTCGGCCGGGCGAGTCGTTCGACGCGCACGCCGCGATGACCGAACTGACGCTGCGGATCGCGACCGAGACGCTCTTTGGAAGCGATGAGAGCGACTCCGCTCGCAGCGTCGGCGACGCGCTGCGCTTGATGATGGGCGAGTTCCCGCACATGCTGACGCCGCTGGGATCGCTCCGGCAGCACCTGCCGCTGCCGAATACGCTGCGCTTTCGCCGCGCCCGCCGGATGCTCGACGAGATCATCTACGGGTTGATCGCGCGCCGCCGCGCCGACGCGGTCACCCGCGCCGACGCGCTATCGTTACTGCTGGAAGCGGCGGGCCACGAAGGACGGATCAGCGACGAACGCTTGCGCGACGAGATCATGACGCTCTTCATCGCGGGCCACGAGACGACGGCCAACGCGCTGACCTGGGCCCTCTATCTCCTCGGACAACAGGAGCCCCCGCGTCGTCCCGCGTCCATCGAAGGACACCAGGGGCGCGAGTACGTCAATCGCGTCGTCAAGGAGACGCTGCGACTCTACCCGCCGGCGTGGATCATCGGGCGCGAAGCGTTGCGCGACGTTGCGCTGAGCGACGGATACGTGCTGCCGAAAAAGACGACCGTCTTCTTGGCGCCGCTGATGCTGCACCGCCGCGCGGATCTCTTCCCCGATCCCGATCGCTTCGATCCCGATCGCTGGACACGCGGCGAGCCGCCGCCGTTCGCCTACGTCCCGTTCGGCGCGGGCGCGCGGCGCTGCATCGGTGAGGAGTTCGCGCTCACCGAGGCAGCGATCGTCTTAGAGACGCTTCTCCGCCGTTACCGCTTCGAACTCGAGCCCGGCGCGCGCGTCGGGATCGCGCCGCTGGTGACGCTGCGACCGAGCGGACCCGTCACGATGCGGGCTAGTGTTCGAAGGCGGTGA
- a CDS encoding DUF2079 domain-containing protein, producing the protein MRRVWLWALVEFAVLAALAVVRTKLWTYGSDTGTFAQIVAGTFNGMRDGLEGGSHFRYHWSPSLALLWPFVAATHSALPLQLVQAGATAICAPLVALLARPRVGERVASGLGYLTLLYPPLLALGFDEFHELGLFTPLVLALFLFADRRRWLWFGSCALVAIGLREDAALTLVVFGVALVAIARHAPAPRELAAAGAALAAGALLALVTYYGVITPRLGGWEPSHFYVYPFADGPLALIVAPVLHPVEFARAIFTFGRLTYVLEALVPLAFLPLRSRWSLLALPGAAIVLLANSGYVWRMGDHYAALWIGWLLVGTVAAVAAIESRASESVARRWTTAASALCAVFLIAFDPLHPLHYLHPYYHDLADARRAIGCVPKDASLATYDEWFSAVAAQRPNATIDRTSGVTYLVYAADFPGELYRTRIAPALAAQVAAGRYRAICRFGEVTAYEATDAR; encoded by the coding sequence GTGAGGCGAGTCTGGCTCTGGGCTCTCGTCGAGTTCGCGGTGCTCGCCGCGCTCGCGGTCGTGCGTACGAAACTCTGGACGTACGGATCCGACACCGGCACCTTCGCGCAGATCGTCGCCGGCACGTTTAACGGAATGCGCGACGGCCTCGAGGGCGGATCGCACTTTCGCTACCATTGGTCGCCCTCGCTCGCGCTGCTCTGGCCGTTCGTTGCGGCGACGCACTCGGCGCTCCCCTTGCAGTTGGTGCAGGCCGGTGCGACCGCGATCTGCGCGCCGCTCGTCGCGCTGCTGGCGCGGCCGCGCGTCGGCGAACGAGTTGCGAGCGGGCTCGGCTATCTCACGCTCCTCTACCCGCCGCTGCTCGCGCTGGGCTTCGACGAGTTTCACGAGCTCGGGCTCTTCACGCCGCTCGTGCTCGCGCTCTTTCTCTTCGCCGATCGCCGCAGGTGGCTATGGTTCGGGTCGTGCGCGCTCGTTGCGATCGGCCTGCGCGAGGATGCGGCGCTGACGCTCGTCGTCTTCGGCGTCGCGCTCGTTGCGATCGCGCGCCACGCTCCCGCGCCGCGAGAACTCGCCGCGGCGGGCGCCGCGCTTGCGGCGGGCGCGCTGCTCGCGCTCGTAACGTACTACGGCGTCATCACGCCGCGGCTCGGCGGGTGGGAGCCGAGCCACTTCTACGTCTACCCGTTCGCCGACGGCCCGCTCGCGCTGATCGTCGCTCCGGTGCTGCACCCGGTCGAGTTCGCGCGCGCGATCTTTACGTTCGGGCGACTGACGTACGTGCTCGAGGCGCTCGTGCCGCTGGCGTTCTTGCCGCTGCGTTCGCGCTGGTCGCTGCTCGCGCTCCCCGGCGCGGCGATCGTTCTGCTCGCGAACTCGGGCTACGTCTGGCGCATGGGCGATCACTACGCCGCGCTCTGGATTGGGTGGCTGCTCGTCGGGACGGTCGCGGCGGTCGCCGCGATCGAGTCGCGCGCGAGCGAGTCGGTCGCGCGCCGCTGGACGACGGCCGCGAGCGCGCTCTGCGCCGTCTTTCTGATCGCCTTCGATCCGCTCCACCCGCTGCACTACCTGCACCCGTACTACCACGACCTCGCCGATGCGCGGCGTGCGATCGGCTGCGTGCCGAAGGACGCGTCGCTCGCGACGTACGACGAGTGGTTCTCGGCGGTTGCCGCGCAGCGTCCGAACGCGACGATCGATCGGACGAGCGGCGTGACGTATCTCGTCTATGCCGCCGATTTCCCAGGCGAGTTGTATCGCACTCGGATCGCGCCGGCGCTCGCCGCCCAGGTCGCGGCGGGAAGGTATCGCGCGATCTGCCGTTTCGGAGAGGTGACGGCGTACGAGGCGACCGATGCCCGCTAA
- a CDS encoding TIGR00730 family Rossman fold protein, with amino-acid sequence MKRICVFCGAHMGNDPSYARTAARAAQRIVAAGYGIVYGGGGIGLMNVVADAALACGGEVIGVIPHALALTEMAHEGLTKLHVVGTMHERKALMEELSDAFIALPGGFGTMDELCEMLTWRQLRIHDKPIGLLNEEGYYDALLALFDTMVEEGFVDPETRALFVQAPAIEELLTLMFPQFTR; translated from the coding sequence ATGAAGCGGATCTGCGTATTCTGCGGCGCTCACATGGGCAACGATCCATCCTACGCGCGCACGGCGGCACGGGCCGCGCAGCGAATCGTCGCGGCCGGCTACGGCATCGTCTACGGCGGAGGCGGGATCGGCTTGATGAACGTCGTAGCCGACGCCGCGCTCGCCTGCGGCGGCGAGGTGATCGGCGTGATTCCGCACGCGCTGGCCCTCACCGAGATGGCGCACGAAGGTCTCACGAAACTTCACGTCGTCGGCACCATGCACGAGCGAAAGGCGCTGATGGAAGAGCTCAGCGACGCCTTCATCGCGCTGCCGGGCGGTTTCGGCACGATGGACGAGCTCTGCGAGATGCTGACCTGGCGGCAGCTCCGCATTCACGACAAACCGATCGGCCTGCTCAACGAGGAGGGCTACTACGACGCATTGCTCGCGCTCTTCGATACGATGGTGGAAGAAGGCTTCGTCGATCCCGAGACGCGCGCGCTCTTCGTGCAAGCGCCTGCGATCGAGGAACTGCTGACCCTGATGTTCCCCCAGTTTACTCGGTGA
- a CDS encoding multifunctional oxoglutarate decarboxylase/oxoglutarate dehydrogenase thiamine pyrophosphate-binding subunit/dihydrolipoyllysine-residue succinyltransferase subunit, translating into METLVSVTLPEMGESVTEGSIVEWRKGVGEFVAEGDPLVEVTTDKVDVEVPATASGVVTRILAREGENVAVGAALAEIDTSKSNGAPAAAKTGNGAPAPRPPASPAPAAPATGEGLADPQARRIARRLDIDLARVRGSGPNGLILRADVLSQADSARRVATPSLPPAPPIPSGATVTPLKGPSAVLAGYMEQSLAIPTATSFRTIPVDVLDARRKELNGAVRAAGRSERISFTHVIAYALARAASELPFITYSFRRDDAGAPGRLEPGINLGLAVDTERKDGSRSLVVPVIRDAATLDFAAFRARYEELVAKARENKLAADDLQGASFTLTNPGGIGTVASVPRLMAGQGAILATGAIGYPPGFATANEQSLRLLGVSKVMQITSTYDHRVIQGAQSGEYLRRVDELLQGRDGFYEAIFASLGLQAAAAPQMAPASVGPASTKPSDEMLRAVAAGMAIVSAYRRHGHLAANLDPLGADPVGDPSLEPQTYGLTPALQSAIPASVLRVKVPGNTLADVLPRLKETYSSTIAYEIEHISNANQRVWLRDYIESGRNKVKLSPQRQIDFLERLTQVEAFDRYVRKTFLGQKTFSGEGLDVMVPMLEEMLDMLADDGVADAVLGMAHRGRLNVIAHVVNLPYEEVMTEFEAAQYRGNLGDDDVMGDVKYHHGATGTFTTSKGKTIGVTLAHNPSHLEAVDPVVEGSARALQTDTSRGEPSFDRKRAVPILIHGDAAFTGQGIVSEVFNLQSLPGYETGGTIHLIANNQIGFTTDAADARSTRYASDLAKGFDVPIVHVNADDVDACIAAVHLVIDFRRAFGRDVLIDLIGYRRFGHNEQDEPAYTQPQMAERIKNHPTVRDLFANKLINQGAITAERARAMAEEATERLQEARRAVKGALASHITGRKISGSNTFDGTVLEPVDRAKLVAWTESLAAVPQEFALNRKLRGQFERRAATIAEKGIVDWGTAESLAFASLLTSGTPIRLTGQDTERGTFSHRHAVFHPSTPLRAGTTPPGAGSGDRQDVWIPLQHIAATQASFEIRNSPLSEYACVGFEYGYSTQQPVALVLWEAQYGDFFNGAEIVVDQFIAAGQAKWGQTTRLTLLLPHGYEGGGPEHSSARPERFLQLVAEGNLRVASPSTASNYYHLLRLQARSPIAVPLVVMTPKSLLRAESAAGSLDEMARGAFAPVIDDPRALDRDSVERLILCTGKIYHDLVSHAAYGGLSRTAIARIELLAPLPVTEINRLIGGYPRLKKILWVQEEPKNMGARAFVRRRLLEGKRDGFDIEYVGRGYRASPSEGYAGQHAVEQERILSTALTE; encoded by the coding sequence TTGGAGACCCTCGTCAGCGTCACGCTCCCCGAGATGGGAGAATCGGTTACCGAAGGCTCGATCGTCGAGTGGCGAAAGGGCGTCGGCGAATTCGTTGCCGAGGGCGATCCGCTCGTCGAAGTAACGACCGATAAAGTCGACGTCGAAGTTCCGGCGACCGCATCGGGCGTCGTGACGCGCATCCTCGCGCGCGAGGGCGAGAACGTTGCCGTCGGCGCGGCGCTCGCCGAGATCGACACATCGAAGAGCAATGGAGCGCCCGCCGCCGCGAAGACGGGGAACGGAGCGCCGGCTCCTCGTCCGCCGGCGTCTCCTGCGCCCGCGGCCCCGGCGACCGGCGAAGGACTCGCCGATCCGCAGGCGCGGCGCATCGCGCGACGTCTCGACATCGACCTCGCACGCGTGCGCGGGTCGGGACCGAACGGGTTGATTCTCCGAGCCGACGTGCTCTCGCAAGCCGATAGCGCGCGCCGCGTCGCGACGCCGTCGCTTCCGCCGGCGCCCCCGATTCCCTCCGGCGCGACGGTGACGCCTCTCAAGGGCCCCTCGGCCGTGCTTGCCGGCTACATGGAGCAGAGCCTCGCGATTCCGACCGCGACGAGTTTCCGCACGATTCCGGTGGACGTGCTCGACGCCCGCCGCAAAGAGCTCAACGGCGCCGTGCGCGCGGCCGGCCGTTCGGAGCGCATCTCGTTCACGCACGTCATCGCTTACGCGCTCGCGCGCGCGGCGAGCGAGCTCCCGTTCATCACCTACTCGTTCCGGCGGGACGACGCGGGGGCTCCGGGCCGGCTCGAGCCCGGCATCAACCTCGGCCTCGCCGTGGATACCGAACGGAAGGACGGCTCGCGCTCGCTCGTCGTGCCGGTCATTCGCGACGCGGCGACGCTCGATTTCGCGGCATTTCGCGCGCGATACGAAGAGCTCGTCGCAAAGGCGCGCGAGAATAAACTCGCCGCCGACGATCTCCAAGGCGCGTCGTTCACGCTAACCAATCCCGGCGGCATCGGCACCGTTGCGTCGGTACCGCGATTGATGGCCGGACAAGGCGCGATTCTCGCAACGGGGGCGATCGGCTATCCGCCGGGATTCGCAACGGCGAACGAACAGTCGCTGCGCCTGCTCGGCGTCTCGAAAGTGATGCAGATCACGAGCACCTACGATCACCGCGTCATTCAAGGCGCGCAGTCGGGCGAGTATCTGCGCCGCGTCGACGAGCTCTTGCAAGGACGAGACGGGTTCTACGAGGCGATCTTCGCCTCGCTTGGGTTGCAAGCCGCCGCGGCGCCGCAGATGGCGCCGGCGTCCGTCGGGCCGGCCTCGACGAAGCCGTCCGACGAGATGCTGCGCGCGGTCGCGGCGGGCATGGCGATCGTATCGGCCTACCGCCGTCACGGTCACCTCGCCGCGAATCTCGATCCGCTCGGCGCCGATCCGGTCGGCGATCCCTCGCTCGAGCCGCAGACCTACGGATTGACGCCCGCGCTGCAGAGCGCGATTCCGGCCTCGGTGCTGCGCGTCAAGGTGCCGGGCAACACGCTCGCCGACGTGCTTCCGCGACTGAAGGAGACCTACAGCTCGACGATCGCGTACGAGATCGAGCACATCTCCAACGCGAACCAGCGCGTCTGGCTGCGCGACTATATCGAGTCGGGGCGCAATAAGGTCAAGCTCTCGCCGCAACGGCAGATAGACTTCCTCGAACGCTTGACGCAGGTCGAGGCGTTCGATCGGTACGTTCGCAAGACGTTCCTAGGCCAGAAGACTTTTTCCGGCGAGGGCCTCGACGTCATGGTGCCGATGCTCGAGGAGATGCTCGACATGCTCGCCGACGACGGCGTGGCCGACGCGGTGCTCGGCATGGCACATCGCGGGCGGCTCAACGTGATCGCGCACGTCGTCAACCTCCCCTACGAAGAGGTCATGACGGAGTTCGAGGCCGCACAGTACCGCGGCAATCTCGGCGACGACGACGTCATGGGCGACGTGAAGTACCACCACGGGGCCACCGGCACGTTCACGACCTCGAAGGGCAAGACGATCGGCGTGACGCTGGCGCACAACCCCAGTCACTTGGAGGCAGTCGATCCCGTCGTCGAGGGCAGCGCTCGCGCGCTGCAGACCGACACGTCGCGCGGCGAGCCGTCGTTCGACCGCAAGCGGGCCGTGCCGATTCTGATCCACGGCGACGCGGCGTTCACCGGTCAGGGAATCGTATCCGAGGTCTTCAACCTGCAGTCGCTGCCCGGCTACGAGACCGGCGGCACGATCCATCTGATCGCGAACAATCAGATCGGCTTTACGACCGACGCGGCCGACGCGCGCTCGACGCGCTACGCGTCGGATCTCGCGAAGGGCTTCGACGTGCCGATCGTTCACGTCAATGCCGACGACGTGGACGCGTGCATCGCGGCCGTGCACCTCGTGATTGACTTCCGCCGAGCCTTCGGCCGCGACGTGCTCATCGATCTCATCGGTTACCGGCGCTTCGGCCACAACGAGCAGGACGAGCCGGCCTACACGCAGCCGCAGATGGCCGAACGCATCAAGAACCATCCGACCGTGCGCGATCTTTTCGCGAACAAACTCATCAACCAAGGCGCGATTACCGCCGAGCGCGCGCGCGCGATGGCCGAAGAGGCGACGGAGCGCCTGCAAGAGGCGCGCCGCGCCGTCAAGGGCGCGCTCGCGTCGCACATCACCGGGCGCAAGATCTCCGGAAGCAACACGTTCGACGGAACGGTGCTCGAGCCGGTCGACCGCGCGAAACTCGTCGCGTGGACGGAATCGCTCGCGGCGGTGCCGCAAGAGTTCGCACTCAATCGCAAACTGCGCGGCCAGTTCGAGCGACGCGCCGCGACGATCGCGGAAAAGGGCATCGTCGATTGGGGAACGGCCGAATCGCTCGCGTTCGCATCGCTGCTCACCTCGGGGACGCCGATCCGGCTCACCGGTCAGGATACCGAGCGCGGCACGTTCAGCCACCGCCACGCAGTCTTCCACCCCTCGACTCCGCTGCGGGCAGGCACGACTCCGCCGGGCGCAGGCTCCGGCGATCGGCAAGACGTGTGGATTCCGCTGCAGCATATCGCCGCGACGCAGGCATCGTTCGAGATCCGCAACAGCCCCCTTTCGGAGTACGCGTGCGTGGGCTTCGAATACGGCTACTCGACGCAGCAGCCGGTCGCTCTCGTTCTTTGGGAAGCACAGTACGGCGACTTTTTCAACGGCGCCGAGATCGTCGTCGATCAGTTCATCGCGGCCGGCCAGGCGAAGTGGGGGCAGACGACGCGCCTCACGCTGCTGCTGCCGCACGGTTACGAGGGCGGCGGACCCGAACATTCGAGCGCGCGGCCCGAGCGATTCCTTCAGCTCGTCGCGGAAGGAAACTTGCGCGTGGCCTCGCCGTCGACCGCGAGCAACTACTACCATCTGCTGCGCCTCCAAGCGCGTTCGCCGATCGCCGTGCCGCTCGTCGTGATGACGCCGAAGTCGCTGCTGCGTGCCGAGAGCGCGGCCGGCTCGCTCGACGAGATGGCGCGCGGCGCCTTCGCGCCGGTGATCGACGATCCGCGCGCGCTCGATCGCGATTCGGTCGAGCGGCTGATACTCTGCACCGGCAAGATCTACCACGACCTCGTAAGTCACGCAGCCTACGGAGGGCTCTCGCGGACCGCGATCGCGCGGATCGAGCTGCTCGCGCCGCTTCCGGTTACGGAGATTAACCGCCTGATCGGCGGCTATCCGCGGCTAAAGAAGATCCTTTGGGTGCAGGAAGAGCCGAAGAACATGGGAGCGCGCGCGTTCGTGCGGCGGCGCCTGCTCGAGGGCAAGCGCGACGGCTTCGACATCGAGTACGTCGGGCGCGGCTACCGCGCGAGCCCGAGCGAAGGCTATGCGGGGCAGCACGCCGTCGAGCAAGAGCGCATCCTCTCTACCGCCCTCACCGAGTAA
- a CDS encoding dienelactone hydrolase family protein: MNRRTFVGISAAATLGARGAWVPENDPAISVDRVSLQSSGTAISAYAAWPAAATPGTPSVVVIMHVWGVDATIRDVVRRLAKEGFAAIAPDLYSRFDAPSGDGQTDFTIFRPYAQRLDRAQERGDVAAAVSWLKGKFAETKVGIMGFCMGGRIVLNEVVDDGTLFAAAAPFYGAVESVDPRAVRVPVCGSYGALDKGIPPDSVRAFAAALTVPNDFHVYDGAGHAFFDDARASYEASASADAWARTLAFFRKYLGGTTQ, from the coding sequence TTGAACCGTCGCACCTTCGTCGGTATCTCCGCCGCGGCGACGCTGGGAGCGAGGGGGGCGTGGGTGCCGGAGAACGATCCGGCCATCTCGGTCGATCGCGTCAGCCTGCAATCCTCGGGCACGGCAATCTCGGCATACGCGGCGTGGCCGGCAGCGGCGACGCCGGGCACGCCGTCCGTCGTCGTGATCATGCACGTTTGGGGTGTCGACGCGACGATTCGCGACGTCGTGCGACGATTGGCGAAGGAAGGCTTTGCCGCGATCGCGCCCGATCTCTACTCCCGCTTCGACGCGCCGAGCGGCGACGGGCAGACCGATTTCACGATCTTCCGTCCGTACGCGCAGCGCCTCGATCGCGCGCAGGAGCGCGGCGACGTCGCGGCCGCCGTCTCCTGGCTCAAAGGAAAGTTCGCGGAAACGAAGGTCGGCATCATGGGATTCTGCATGGGCGGACGCATCGTCCTCAACGAGGTCGTCGACGACGGCACGCTCTTCGCGGCGGCCGCTCCGTTCTACGGCGCGGTGGAGAGCGTCGATCCGAGGGCCGTTCGCGTTCCCGTCTGCGGAAGTTACGGCGCACTCGACAAGGGCATTCCGCCCGACTCCGTCCGCGCGTTTGCGGCCGCGCTGACGGTGCCCAACGATTTCCACGTCTACGACGGCGCCGGACACGCGTTCTTCGACGACGCGCGCGCGTCGTACGAGGCGTCGGCGTCGGCCGACGCGTGGGCGCGGACGCTCGCGTTTTTCAGAAAGTATCTCGGAGGCACGACGCAATAA